A single Marinitoga aeolica DNA region contains:
- a CDS encoding S4 domain-containing protein: MRLDKFLKTNRIIKRRTVANELAKSGKILKNNKPLKPSYEVKVGDIINILLYNKKIIFKVLDNYKIEILQEIIEDKNT; this comes from the coding sequence ATGAGATTAGACAAATTTTTAAAAACAAATAGAATAATTAAAAGAAGAACTGTTGCAAATGAATTAGCAAAATCCGGAAAAATATTGAAAAACAACAAACCGTTAAAACCATCATATGAAGTCAAGGTTGGAGATATTATTAACATCCTATTATACAATAAAAAAATTATTTTTAAAGTGTTAGATAACTATAAAATAGAAATATTACAGGAAATAATTGAGGATAAAAACACCTAA
- a CDS encoding ABC transporter ATP-binding protein: MLLRVNNLKKYFPIKHGFIVEKTVGYVKAVDGVTFSLDKGETYGLVGESGCGKTTIGKTILRLYNQTDGEIFIDDKDTSYFFMKKSEAKDYLKRHYIDMLHKEIKKKSESEFLKDLPEYKKPYFEYLIKNGEGKFIDYMLSDLKGKRMHFRRKVQIVFQDPTSSLNPRMTVGSILSEPLLFHGIAKNKNEAFDIVKEILVNVGLKKYHVDRYPHQFSGGQRQRIAVARAAILKPDLIILDEPTSALDVSVQAQIIKLLKDLQSELNAGYLFISHDLGVVRFISNYVGIMYLGRMVEYGDSDEIFDNFKHPYTEALLNAAPVPDPRKRRDRKQFIIKGQVPSPINRPKGCFFSPRCKYAFEPCSKKYPPYYEVGNNHFVGCYKYEPKS; encoded by the coding sequence ATGCTTTTAAGAGTTAATAATCTTAAGAAATATTTTCCTATAAAACATGGATTTATAGTGGAAAAAACGGTAGGATATGTGAAAGCTGTCGATGGAGTAACCTTTTCTCTTGATAAAGGAGAAACTTATGGCCTTGTTGGGGAATCTGGTTGTGGTAAAACTACAATTGGAAAAACAATATTAAGACTTTATAATCAGACAGATGGCGAGATATTTATTGATGATAAAGATACGAGTTATTTTTTCATGAAAAAAAGTGAAGCTAAAGATTATTTAAAAAGACATTATATAGACATGTTACATAAAGAAATAAAGAAAAAATCGGAATCAGAATTTTTAAAAGATTTACCAGAATATAAGAAGCCATATTTTGAATATTTGATAAAAAATGGTGAAGGTAAATTTATAGATTATATGCTTTCAGATTTAAAAGGTAAAAGAATGCATTTTAGAAGGAAAGTTCAAATCGTTTTTCAGGATCCAACATCGTCATTAAATCCAAGAATGACAGTGGGATCAATTTTATCTGAACCATTATTATTTCATGGAATTGCTAAGAATAAAAATGAAGCATTTGATATAGTTAAAGAGATTCTTGTGAATGTTGGATTGAAGAAATACCATGTTGATAGATATCCTCATCAATTCTCTGGAGGTCAAAGACAGAGAATTGCTGTAGCAAGAGCAGCAATATTAAAACCAGATTTAATTATTCTTGATGAGCCGACTTCTGCATTGGATGTTTCTGTTCAAGCACAAATAATTAAATTATTAAAGGATTTACAATCAGAATTAAATGCTGGATATTTATTTATATCTCATGATCTTGGTGTTGTTAGGTTTATTTCAAATTATGTTGGTATTATGTATCTTGGTAGAATGGTTGAGTATGGTGATTCTGATGAAATATTTGATAACTTTAAGCATCCATACACTGAAGCGCTATTGAATGCTGCACCAGTTCCTGATCCAAGGAAAAGAAGAGATAGAAAGCAATTTATTATTAAAGGACAGGTGCCTTCACCAATTAATAGACCAAAAGGATGTTTCTTCTCACCAAGGTGTAAATATGCCTTTGAACCATGTTCAAAAAAATATCCACCATATTATGAAGTGGGGAATAATCATTTTGTAGGTTGTTATAAATATGAACCAAAATCTTGA
- a CDS encoding ABC transporter ATP-binding protein, translating to MSEPVLIVENLKTYFDIAEGTVKAVNGVSFTLNKNESLGVVGETGSGKSVTMKTIMGLIKKPGYIPEGKILFHTDEFSKDGKKEYIDLAKLPQHQFTRIRGRHIAMIFQDPMTSLNPMYTVADQMIETIMYHQNVSEEEARKRAIELLRKVGIPNADKRIDDYPFQFSGGQRQRIVIAIGLSCNPELLIADEPTTALDVTIQAQILELMKDLQNEFNTAMIYITHDLSVVAEIADKVMVMYGGMQMEMADVNTIFEKPTHPYTNMLLNCIPRHDAKKDDLEPIPGQPPIMLDPPNLCPFLPRCPRATDRCRKELAELKEVEPGHFVRCWNPVMDTRMEGDK from the coding sequence TTGTCTGAGCCAGTTCTTATAGTAGAAAACTTGAAAACGTATTTCGACATAGCTGAAGGAACAGTAAAGGCAGTAAATGGTGTATCTTTTACATTGAATAAAAATGAATCCCTTGGTGTTGTTGGAGAAACGGGTTCAGGTAAAAGTGTAACTATGAAAACAATTATGGGTTTAATAAAAAAGCCTGGATATATTCCAGAAGGAAAAATATTATTTCATACTGATGAATTTAGTAAAGATGGTAAAAAAGAATATATAGATTTAGCTAAATTACCTCAACACCAATTTACAAGGATTAGGGGAAGACATATTGCTATGATTTTCCAGGATCCTATGACATCATTAAATCCAATGTATACTGTTGCGGATCAAATGATTGAAACTATAATGTATCATCAAAATGTTTCTGAAGAAGAAGCAAGAAAAAGAGCTATTGAACTTTTAAGAAAAGTTGGAATTCCTAATGCCGATAAAAGAATAGATGATTATCCTTTTCAGTTTTCTGGAGGTCAAAGACAAAGAATAGTTATTGCTATAGGGCTATCTTGTAATCCAGAATTATTAATTGCAGATGAGCCAACAACAGCTCTTGATGTTACTATTCAGGCTCAAATATTGGAACTAATGAAAGACTTGCAAAATGAATTCAATACAGCTATGATATATATTACGCATGACTTATCCGTTGTAGCAGAAATTGCGGATAAGGTTATGGTTATGTATGGTGGAATGCAAATGGAAATGGCTGATGTTAATACTATTTTTGAAAAACCAACTCATCCATATACAAATATGCTTCTTAACTGTATTCCAAGGCATGATGCTAAAAAAGATGATTTGGAGCCAATTCCTGGTCAACCACCGATAATGTTGGATCCTCCTAATTTGTGTCCATTTTTACCAAGATGTCCAAGGGCAACAGATAGATGTAGAAAAGAATTAGCGGAGCTTAAAGAAGTCGAACCAGGACATTTCGTAAGATGTTGGAATCCGGTTATGGACACAAGAATGGAGGGAGATAAATAA
- a CDS encoding replication-associated recombination protein A, with amino-acid sequence MNNIPLYEKLRPKSLNEVLGNSRLKKILKSWIEKDKIKSFVIYGPPGSGKTTVISAFLNELDDKKYEIHKISGALEGAKTLKNIIASSEIPLFKKQTVLFVDEIHRLNKAEQDVLLLHVEKGDLILVGSTTENPSFSINPALLSRILTFEIIPLNEENIGILLKRINKIYPDIIFEEELKFSLKNFFNYDIRRIINTIEALIDMGIKEITSDSFKEIHSSFGYSKEDKYDTISAFIKSIRGSDPDAAIFYLAYMLENGEDPLYIARRLMILASEDIGLADPMAMNIAVSAFQATKEIGYPECLYPLGEATLYLSSAPKSNSVLNAYMTAKKYIGEKFEIPFKLRNPVTKWMKNKGYGKNYKYPHDSGGFVIDTYLPDKLKEKQFYLPKNIGFEGKIKQRLKKLWDGFKNY; translated from the coding sequence TTGAATAATATACCATTATATGAAAAATTAAGACCAAAAAGTTTAAATGAAGTATTAGGAAATTCAAGATTAAAAAAAATATTAAAAAGTTGGATTGAAAAAGATAAAATAAAATCTTTTGTTATATATGGACCCCCAGGTTCTGGAAAAACAACGGTTATTTCAGCTTTTTTAAATGAGCTTGATGATAAAAAATACGAGATACATAAGATTTCTGGAGCATTAGAGGGTGCAAAAACTTTAAAAAACATTATAGCCAGTTCAGAAATACCGTTGTTTAAAAAACAGACAGTTTTGTTTGTGGATGAAATACATAGATTAAATAAAGCAGAACAAGATGTTTTACTACTTCATGTAGAAAAAGGAGATTTAATATTGGTGGGTTCGACTACAGAGAACCCATCGTTTTCTATTAATCCAGCTTTATTATCAAGGATATTGACTTTTGAAATTATCCCTCTAAATGAAGAAAATATAGGAATATTATTAAAAAGAATTAATAAAATTTATCCAGACATAATATTCGAAGAAGAATTAAAATTCAGTTTAAAGAATTTCTTTAATTATGATATAAGAAGAATTATTAATACCATTGAAGCTTTAATAGACATGGGAATAAAGGAAATAACCTCAGATTCATTTAAAGAAATACATTCTTCTTTTGGATATTCAAAAGAAGACAAATACGATACAATTTCAGCTTTCATTAAAAGCATTAGAGGAAGTGATCCTGATGCAGCAATTTTTTATCTGGCATATATGCTGGAAAATGGTGAGGATCCACTATATATTGCAAGAAGATTAATGATTTTAGCATCTGAAGATATAGGACTTGCAGATCCGATGGCGATGAATATAGCTGTTTCAGCGTTTCAGGCAACAAAGGAAATAGGCTACCCAGAGTGTTTATATCCATTAGGTGAAGCTACTCTATATCTTTCATCAGCACCAAAATCTAATTCAGTATTAAATGCATATATGACAGCAAAAAAGTATATTGGTGAAAAATTTGAAATTCCATTTAAATTAAGGAATCCCGTTACTAAATGGATGAAAAATAAAGGATATGGAAAAAACTATAAATATCCGCATGATTCTGGTGGATTTGTTATAGATACATATTTACCTGATAAATTAAAAGAAAAACAATTTTATTTGCCGAAAAATATAGGTTTTGAAGGTAAAATAAAACAAAGATTGAAGAAGTTATGGGATGGTTTTAAGAATTATTAG
- a CDS encoding DegV family protein — translation MEKIGIIVDSGTDIPKNIIEKYNIKVVPLRIVINGKEYEEGSISEEFLLKRLDDSEVKTSLPNPDSIVNAIESCINEGVNKIITFNISSNMSGTYNLFRLTTNSIKEKYPEVQIENIDTLNISIGAGIIAYRAAQMIEEGKSFDEVVEWCNKNKNKSKVFFVIPSLKYLAKGGRIGKVSAKIGELLNIKPIISINDEGIYYTISKTRGFKKSFSKVYEEFLKFVDDQKHMAAVYISGTSKEFEKLQKNFFEKVSSLEHSVEVVVGKVSSTLLVHSGPDMFGIGAFIIE, via the coding sequence GTGGAAAAGATAGGTATTATTGTGGATTCTGGAACAGATATTCCAAAGAATATAATAGAAAAATATAATATAAAGGTAGTACCTTTAAGAATTGTTATAAATGGTAAAGAGTATGAAGAGGGTAGTATTAGTGAAGAGTTTTTATTAAAGAGGCTTGATGATAGTGAAGTGAAAACTTCTTTACCAAATCCAGATTCAATAGTTAATGCTATTGAAAGTTGTATTAATGAAGGTGTAAATAAGATTATAACATTTAATATTTCAAGCAATATGAGTGGAACATATAATTTGTTTCGATTGACCACCAATAGTATAAAGGAAAAATATCCTGAGGTTCAGATAGAAAATATAGATACATTAAATATATCGATAGGAGCAGGGATTATTGCCTATAGAGCTGCTCAAATGATAGAGGAAGGAAAAAGTTTTGATGAGGTGGTTGAATGGTGTAATAAAAATAAAAATAAATCAAAAGTATTTTTTGTAATACCATCTTTAAAATATCTTGCAAAAGGTGGAAGAATAGGTAAGGTTTCAGCAAAAATAGGTGAATTGTTAAATATAAAGCCGATAATATCAATTAATGATGAAGGAATTTATTATACAATTTCAAAAACAAGAGGTTTTAAAAAATCTTTTTCAAAGGTATATGAAGAGTTTTTAAAGTTTGTTGATGATCAGAAACATATGGCTGCTGTTTATATAAGCGGGACATCAAAAGAATTTGAAAAACTTCAAAAGAATTTTTTTGAGAAGGTTTCAAGTTTAGAACATTCTGTTGAAGTAGTAGTTGGTAAGGTTTCCAGTACTCTACTGGTACATTCTGGACCGGATATGTTCGGAATAGGTGCTTTTATTATAGAATGA